The following coding sequences are from one Paenibacillus sp. FSL R5-0912 window:
- a CDS encoding nucleoside hydrolase → MSSSNTTRMVIDCDTGIDDALAILYALRTPEVVVEGITTVFGNIDVKQAADNTLRLLTLADPGYDIPVALGASKALVRELTGFSTHVHGENGIGGVELPPSGQVPVQETAAEFIARMADENPGEIVLVTLGRLTNLSLALDLDPQLTSKLKKVVVMGGTVFKPGNVTPVAEANLWGDPEAADRVFTSGLPVLMIGLDVTLQTRITSEHLELLKRHGREENKSIIDFMEESLEYYFKFYREANYLINSAPLHDPLALMAAVQPDLVTTRRMKVRVEHQGEFTSGMVVADLRPQPKVGHFIEVAVDVEAERAVGVFLSAFM, encoded by the coding sequence ATGAGTAGCAGCAATACAACCCGGATGGTTATTGATTGTGATACAGGAATAGACGATGCTTTGGCTATTCTATATGCCCTACGCACACCGGAAGTGGTGGTTGAGGGGATAACGACGGTGTTTGGCAATATTGATGTGAAGCAGGCGGCGGATAATACCTTGCGGCTGCTTACACTCGCAGATCCCGGATACGACATCCCGGTAGCGCTTGGAGCGTCCAAGGCACTGGTGCGCGAACTGACAGGCTTCTCAACCCATGTGCATGGGGAGAATGGGATTGGCGGCGTTGAGCTTCCCCCTTCCGGGCAAGTGCCGGTGCAGGAGACAGCGGCGGAGTTCATAGCGCGGATGGCGGATGAGAACCCGGGTGAGATTGTACTGGTAACGCTCGGACGGTTGACCAATCTGTCGCTCGCGCTGGATTTGGACCCGCAATTGACCTCCAAGCTGAAGAAGGTAGTGGTCATGGGCGGCACGGTCTTTAAGCCGGGCAATGTGACTCCGGTGGCCGAAGCGAATCTGTGGGGCGACCCCGAAGCAGCTGACCGTGTATTCACCTCTGGCCTGCCTGTGCTGATGATCGGGCTGGATGTTACACTGCAGACACGGATCACATCAGAGCATCTTGAGCTGTTGAAGCGCCATGGGCGCGAAGAGAACAAGTCCATCATAGACTTCATGGAGGAGTCACTCGAATACTATTTCAAGTTTTACCGGGAAGCCAATTATCTGATCAACAGTGCGCCGCTGCATGATCCGCTGGCCCTGATGGCCGCAGTGCAGCCAGATCTGGTGACTACGCGCCGGATGAAGGTCCGTGTGGAGCACCAGGGAGAATTCACCTCCGGTATGGTCGTGGCAGATTTGCGGCCGCAGCCCAAGGTCGGACATTTCATCGAAGTGGCGGTGGATGTAGAGGCTGAACGGGCGGTTGGTGTCTTTTTGAGCGCGTTTATGTGA
- a CDS encoding L-rhamnose/proton symporter RhaT, protein MSLIIASAAGLGSAAMNIGFSYASQAADIAVADGTVRISANLISWVITLSGGFIANFVYAFILLLKNRTYKDYFAQGAGPAYGKALLTAAVWFLALGVYAKATALLGR, encoded by the coding sequence ATGAGCCTGATTATCGCTTCAGCTGCCGGACTAGGCTCTGCTGCGATGAATATCGGCTTCTCCTATGCGAGTCAGGCGGCAGATATAGCTGTTGCCGATGGAACAGTCAGAATTAGCGCCAATCTTATTTCCTGGGTAATTACGCTGTCCGGCGGCTTCATCGCCAACTTCGTGTATGCTTTTATCCTGCTACTCAAGAACCGGACCTATAAGGATTATTTCGCCCAAGGTGCAGGCCCGGCCTACGGCAAGGCGCTGTTAACCGCTGCAGTCTGGTTCCTGGCACTCGGTGTCTACGCCAAGGCAACCGCATTACTCGGTCGCTAG
- a CDS encoding stalk domain-containing protein yields MKHLAKIVLCAAISLGSYTALPGSAAQAAPGGVSILLDGYPLPFPVEPVVMSGTTMVPFRAISEALGIEVEWNQAARQITATQKSAAEAAPAKVILTLGSKNASVNGTVVKLDVAPQNIRGTTMIPLKFFSQQFGAVASWNQAAKTVSITSPKRDLYTLGFYAQKAYSEVSLIPSFDAVAFGWSRIDPAGQFTTTGKDFWWPEAAGEVTPESIVQNAAAGGTAPYLMVYSSDSALELSKNLTDPQLQQQTIASIVDLASQKGFQGIGLDLEGLGLTGDKALVQSQYNAFVKNLSVAARAASLKLTVILHPLNSSYKGYDYKTLASLADDLVIMAYAYEGEKGPEPMDKVDEGIRLALQQVSKDKLILGISVFSENDSSVNAKIGLAKRYGLKGIAIWRLGLIGQPVFSRMGESVEL; encoded by the coding sequence ATGAAGCATCTTGCTAAAATAGTATTATGCGCAGCGATCTCACTGGGGAGCTACACAGCACTTCCTGGAAGTGCTGCACAGGCGGCACCAGGCGGTGTCAGCATTCTGCTGGACGGATATCCGCTGCCTTTTCCGGTAGAACCTGTAGTCATGAGCGGAACGACAATGGTACCCTTCCGTGCGATCTCTGAGGCGTTGGGCATTGAGGTGGAATGGAATCAGGCGGCCCGCCAGATTACCGCGACGCAGAAGTCTGCTGCTGAAGCAGCTCCGGCAAAAGTTATCCTAACCCTGGGTAGCAAAAACGCTTCTGTGAACGGGACCGTAGTGAAGCTCGACGTAGCGCCACAGAATATCCGCGGGACAACGATGATTCCGCTCAAGTTCTTCAGCCAGCAGTTTGGGGCGGTTGCTTCCTGGAATCAGGCGGCCAAGACCGTATCGATTACATCTCCCAAGCGGGATTTGTATACCTTGGGATTCTACGCGCAGAAGGCCTACAGCGAAGTGTCGCTGATTCCAAGCTTTGATGCAGTAGCCTTCGGCTGGAGCCGGATTGACCCGGCCGGACAATTCACCACAACCGGTAAGGATTTCTGGTGGCCTGAGGCAGCAGGAGAGGTGACGCCGGAATCCATTGTCCAGAATGCAGCAGCGGGAGGTACAGCCCCGTATCTGATGGTCTACTCTAGTGACTCTGCTCTGGAACTGAGCAAGAATCTGACGGACCCGCAGCTGCAGCAGCAGACCATCGCCAGCATCGTGGACCTGGCCTCGCAGAAGGGATTTCAGGGCATCGGACTGGATCTGGAAGGACTGGGCTTGACCGGAGATAAGGCGCTTGTGCAGAGCCAGTATAATGCTTTTGTCAAAAATCTCTCCGTGGCCGCACGCGCTGCCAGTCTGAAGCTGACGGTGATTCTGCATCCGCTCAACAGCTCCTACAAAGGCTATGATTACAAAACGCTTGCTTCGCTCGCTGACGATCTGGTCATTATGGCCTACGCCTACGAGGGCGAGAAGGGGCCGGAGCCGATGGATAAAGTGGATGAAGGTATCCGGCTTGCCCTGCAGCAGGTCAGCAAAGACAAGCTAATTCTCGGCATTTCAGTATTCAGCGAGAATGATTCCTCCGTTAACGCGAAGATTGGCCTGGCCAAGCGTTACGGTCTCAAAGGAATTGCCATCTGGCGACTGGGTCTCATTGGCCAGCCGGTGTTCAGCAGAATGGGAGAATCGGTAGAATTGTAG
- a CDS encoding bile acid:sodium symporter family protein, which translates to MLGAIRRGLISSNVVLEKIMPLLTPAAIVVGVLNEAALLPFTWLVPWIFACMTLIGSLKSNFRDLLAVLAKPQKLIILLIILHVVMPLIGWLAAMAFFPGDPYTVTGYVLLFAIPTGVVSVVWVSMHGGNVALTLALILIDTLLSPLVVPGTLYLLMGASVQIEIGEMMRGLLYMVVLPSVAGMLLNQFSKGKVTAVCGPPLAPFVKVGLFIVVSINGASIARYLKHPDGKLILIIAVTFVTVVLGYIIGAVVSRSFRWDYENTVAVQFNSGMRNLSAGAVLAVKYFPPAVALPVISGMLFQQILAACSGMFIRSRAKRLLQAEAPTSGGPIATPAESRISL; encoded by the coding sequence ATGCTTGGTGCAATAAGACGCGGACTGATATCTTCCAATGTGGTGCTTGAGAAAATAATGCCGCTGCTCACTCCGGCAGCCATTGTCGTTGGTGTGCTTAATGAGGCGGCGCTGCTGCCGTTTACCTGGCTGGTGCCGTGGATCTTTGCTTGTATGACGCTGATCGGCAGTCTGAAATCTAATTTCCGTGACTTGCTGGCAGTGTTGGCTAAACCGCAAAAGCTGATCATCCTGCTGATTATTCTGCATGTGGTGATGCCGCTGATCGGCTGGCTGGCAGCCATGGCCTTTTTCCCGGGAGATCCGTATACAGTTACAGGGTATGTGCTGCTGTTTGCCATTCCGACCGGTGTGGTCAGTGTGGTCTGGGTGTCGATGCATGGCGGGAATGTTGCTCTTACGCTGGCGCTGATCCTGATCGATACACTGCTCTCGCCGCTGGTAGTACCCGGCACGCTGTATCTGCTGATGGGGGCGAGCGTGCAGATTGAGATCGGGGAGATGATGCGGGGGCTGCTCTATATGGTGGTGCTGCCATCCGTAGCGGGGATGCTGCTCAATCAGTTCAGTAAAGGCAAGGTTACTGCAGTCTGCGGCCCGCCGCTTGCACCGTTTGTCAAAGTTGGCCTGTTCATCGTTGTGTCGATCAATGGCGCCAGCATTGCCCGTTATCTGAAGCATCCGGATGGCAAGCTGATCCTAATTATTGCCGTTACTTTCGTAACTGTCGTATTGGGCTATATTATCGGTGCTGTAGTCTCACGAAGCTTCCGCTGGGATTATGAGAATACCGTCGCCGTTCAGTTCAACTCCGGTATGCGCAATCTGAGTGCAGGTGCGGTACTGGCAGTGAAATACTTTCCGCCAGCCGTCGCCCTGCCCGTGATTTCCGGCATGCTGTTTCAGCAGATTCTGGCTGCCTGCTCCGGCATGTTCATCCGCAGCCGGGCCAAACGTCTGCTGCAGGCGGAAGCTCCTACTTCAGGAGGACCTATAGCCACACCGGCAGAGAGCCGCATTTCGTTATAG
- a CDS encoding radical SAM protein, whose translation MSTKYKALELDKPMTYELEGLEVGVTSNCNFRCDYCCAYNRNDGQSINGKEVIRILEELPNLKRVRLSGGEVTLKFQDCVDIVAYCTSRGIQTQLNSNGSLLNEERIGQLVDAGLTTIHISFNFTTAEAFSAYYNIHTSVYTKIRENITMFAKTNVNVVLETLLFNETQDNMREISDHVYSMGVRTHEIQNSIIMGHTGWKAIAAREQLKNAVNELIARKPADTTLYFTCMDRFMEAMGFEEQPGVYFPHCIEGMKQLHLHGNGDILISELCHPVIIGNIYSGTSLKDLYSNMPAPLEKYLEKRPCPALDALFPQGV comes from the coding sequence ATGAGTACGAAATACAAAGCACTGGAACTGGATAAACCGATGACTTATGAGCTGGAAGGGCTGGAAGTCGGGGTTACCTCGAACTGCAATTTCCGCTGCGATTACTGCTGCGCTTACAATAGAAATGATGGACAGAGCATTAACGGCAAGGAGGTTATTCGCATTCTGGAGGAGCTGCCGAATCTGAAGCGTGTGCGCCTCTCGGGCGGTGAGGTGACGCTGAAGTTCCAGGATTGCGTGGATATTGTGGCTTACTGCACCTCTCGCGGGATTCAGACCCAGCTGAACTCTAACGGCAGCCTGCTGAATGAAGAGCGGATCGGGCAGCTGGTGGATGCAGGCCTGACTACGATACATATTTCCTTCAATTTCACTACTGCCGAAGCATTCTCTGCTTATTACAATATCCACACAAGCGTTTATACCAAAATCAGAGAGAACATCACGATGTTCGCCAAAACAAATGTGAATGTGGTACTGGAAACGCTGCTGTTCAACGAAACGCAGGACAATATGCGCGAGATCAGCGATCATGTCTATTCCATGGGCGTAAGAACGCATGAGATCCAGAACAGCATTATTATGGGGCATACCGGCTGGAAAGCGATCGCGGCCCGGGAACAGCTGAAGAATGCCGTGAACGAGCTGATTGCCCGTAAACCGGCGGATACCACACTCTATTTCACATGTATGGACCGGTTCATGGAGGCCATGGGCTTCGAGGAACAGCCGGGTGTCTACTTCCCGCACTGCATTGAGGGCATGAAGCAGCTTCACCTGCACGGCAATGGCGATATTCTGATCTCTGAGCTATGCCACCCGGTTATTATCGGCAATATTTACAGCGGCACCTCGCTGAAGGATCTGTACAGCAATATGCCTGCACCGCTCGAAAAGTATCTGGAGAAGCGGCCTTGCCCGGCGCTGGATGCGCTTTTCCCGCAAGGGGTATAG